In Mycoplasmopsis californica, one genomic interval encodes:
- a CDS encoding endonuclease: MNKKIRLFTLSTATIIPLVTIACQKTTQEQKTFNSKYIYTDSEYYKGLDGLKGVQLFDELVKIQNRYWTKNIQRKESNYSELYKIYPRAFKDNFYEKDNTVLDIYSENPKGSDPYNFDFKHFDGKGGVDTGKNIKGEGNKYNREHLIPQSWFGRNQQVRTDAHFVWPTDKKVNELRGNSIFAPTPNGKKSLNGTLTSKLTSEPIDEFKGDVARAMFYFVLTHDEYSKQSNFIFEDKKPYIASKYLEIYKDWAKKDAIDAFDIQRNNEIAKVYGGLRNPFCDYPELVDLIFNPGDKVFKDKGVLVSVAN; encoded by the coding sequence ATGAACAAAAAAATTAGATTATTTACACTTAGCACAGCAACCATTATCCCCTTAGTAACCATCGCGTGCCAAAAAACTACTCAAGAACAAAAAACGTTTAATAGCAAATATATTTATACTGATAGCGAATATTACAAGGGCTTAGACGGTTTGAAAGGTGTGCAATTATTTGATGAGTTAGTAAAGATACAAAATAGATATTGAACAAAAAATATTCAACGAAAAGAAAGTAATTATTCTGAACTTTACAAAATATATCCAAGGGCATTTAAGGATAATTTTTATGAAAAGGATAACACCGTATTGGATATTTACTCAGAAAATCCAAAAGGGAGTGATCCATATAACTTTGATTTTAAACACTTTGATGGTAAAGGGGGAGTAGATACTGGAAAAAACATAAAAGGCGAAGGTAATAAATATAATCGAGAACACTTAATTCCGCAGTCGTGATTTGGTAGAAATCAACAAGTAAGAACTGATGCCCACTTTGTATGACCGACGGACAAAAAAGTAAATGAATTACGGGGCAATTCAATTTTTGCTCCAACACCCAATGGCAAAAAATCTTTAAATGGAACTTTAACATCAAAATTAACTTCCGAACCGATTGATGAATTTAAAGGCGATGTGGCACGTGCAATGTTTTATTTTGTTCTAACACACGATGAATATTCAAAACAAAGTAATTTTATTTTTGAAGATAAGAAGCCATATATTGCAAGCAAATACTTGGAAATTTATAAAGATTGAGCAAAAAAAGATGCTATTGATGCTTTTGACATTCAGAGAAATAATGAAATTGCCAAGGTGTATGGCGGGTTAAGAAATCCATTTTGCGATTATCCTGAATTAGTTGATTTAATTTTCAATCCAGGAGATAAAGTGTTTAAAGATAAGGGCGTGTTAGTAAGTGTAGCTAATTAA
- a CDS encoding ABC transporter ATP-binding protein → MFKLFKILPRHIKATFVGGSFLALLTVLVGLLMPNFVSQFIKLLFSNEKTHNIELFKGWTIIKDAEAGYLRNLLITIIAIQTLLTGAMTFTFTWIFVWAAENASYFYRVKLFEKINKLSLKNISDLKPESIMTRISNDVAVFWDFLVAGLRMMIKGFIMILGGATIAFFVNPKLAWIVVLVIPIMIAIMLIVGKVISPIIAKSQRQVEAVTKEIDENIKGTRTIKIFNLEKLRNQRFTSTNKLWYKLSVKFNTIISLLYPIFFLINNFIVIGIYAFVRKQVVSGVATDQTVVEMNIFIEYLWIIAFGIMLVTMFIRFAFAAKVSAKRLLEILEAQEDKLFVKNGLELKTEQNNNKLDIKIRNLNFRYYKDNPHYSLTNVNLDVPFQSSLGIIGLFAAGKSTLVSLLLNNYVYDEGSIKIGDKEVNQINTEDLLKTVGIVYQDSMLFAGTIRSNMLWAKPNATDEEIEIALKNACAYEFVNKFDDGLDHPITQGATNLSGGQKQRLSIARTLLRKPKILILDDSTSALDNITTRKVIQNINQNYQCTTILISQKIGALRSCDQIAVMENGRVVSTGKHSELIEKCPFYKQIYRSQLEY, encoded by the coding sequence ATGTTTAAGTTATTTAAAATTTTACCAAGACATATAAAAGCAACCTTTGTTGGTGGTTCATTTTTAGCACTTTTAACAGTGTTAGTTGGCTTATTAATGCCTAATTTTGTGTCGCAATTCATAAAATTACTGTTTTCGAACGAAAAAACACACAATATTGAACTGTTTAAAGGCTGAACTATTATTAAAGATGCTGAAGCGGGATATTTACGTAATTTATTAATTACAATAATAGCTATTCAAACATTATTAACTGGCGCTATGACATTCACATTCACATGAATATTTGTTTGAGCAGCTGAAAACGCTTCCTATTTTTACCGTGTTAAATTATTTGAAAAAATTAACAAGTTAAGTTTAAAAAATATTTCAGATTTAAAACCTGAATCTATCATGACAAGAATTTCTAACGACGTTGCCGTTTTTTGAGATTTTTTAGTTGCCGGGCTAAGAATGATGATTAAAGGATTTATCATGATTCTCGGTGGTGCAACAATAGCTTTTTTTGTAAATCCAAAGCTTGCTTGAATTGTTGTTCTGGTTATTCCAATTATGATTGCAATAATGTTAATTGTTGGGAAGGTTATTAGTCCAATTATTGCTAAATCGCAACGTCAAGTAGAAGCTGTTACCAAAGAAATTGATGAAAATATCAAGGGTACAAGAACTATTAAGATTTTTAATCTTGAAAAACTTAGAAATCAACGCTTTACAAGCACGAATAAACTATGATATAAATTGAGTGTTAAATTTAACACCATTATTTCCCTTTTGTACCCTATTTTCTTTTTGATAAACAATTTTATTGTAATTGGCATTTATGCATTCGTTCGTAAACAAGTTGTTTCAGGCGTTGCGACTGATCAAACAGTAGTTGAAATGAACATTTTTATTGAATATTTATGAATTATTGCTTTTGGTATTATGCTTGTTACCATGTTTATTCGATTTGCATTTGCAGCAAAAGTTTCAGCAAAAAGATTGCTTGAAATTTTAGAAGCACAGGAAGATAAATTATTCGTCAAAAACGGGTTAGAATTGAAAACAGAGCAAAATAACAACAAATTAGATATTAAAATTAGAAATCTAAATTTTAGATACTATAAAGATAATCCTCACTATTCACTTACAAACGTTAATTTAGATGTCCCTTTCCAATCTTCGTTAGGTATTATCGGTTTATTTGCCGCAGGTAAATCCACACTAGTCTCACTACTTTTAAATAATTACGTTTATGATGAAGGTTCAATTAAAATTGGTGATAAAGAAGTAAATCAAATTAATACAGAAGACCTTTTAAAAACTGTCGGAATTGTGTATCAAGATTCAATGTTGTTTGCCGGAACAATTCGTTCAAATATGCTTTGAGCTAAACCGAATGCCACTGACGAAGAAATTGAAATTGCACTAAAAAATGCTTGTGCATATGAATTTGTAAATAAATTCGATGATGGACTGGACCACCCGATCACACAAGGTGCAACCAACCTTTCAGGAGGGCAAAAGCAACGTTTAAGCATTGCTAGAACCTTATTGAGAAAACCAAAAATACTGATTTTAGATGATTCTACATCAGCTCTTGACAATATCACTACTCGCAAAGTAATTCAAAATATTAATCAAAACTATCAATGCACCACAATTCTAATATCGCAAAAAATTGGAGCACTAAGAAGTTGCGATCAAATAGCAGTCATGGAAAATGGTAGAGTAGTTTCTACTGGAAAACACTCAGAATTAATTGAAAAATGTCCATTTTATAAACAAATATATCGCTCGCAGCTAGAGTATTAG
- a CDS encoding ABC transporter ATP-binding protein, which translates to MGKTQNMRNVVELKEVVKEFDDKVVLENINLEIKKGEFVSLLGPSGSGKTTILRLIAGFERATRGEIKFMGRDIKDLPPHKRDVSTIFQDYALFSHLNVSGNIKYGLSLKRVPKENINPKHVARLEALKKVWTKEAKAEMAKLDKLQEQYENEMEKLKPNSLQYKRRQKWLDKSDFVYSWWENYVASKTENFEKKYLTRRMTKDEMNAEVAKIVELVGLSGSENKAISELSGGMKQRVALARSLVIEPTILLLDEPLSALDAKIRVKMQQLLRNLQQRLGITFIFVTHDQDEALELSDRVAVMRDGVIEQYDTPKQIYDYPVNKWVASFVGDSNIYNAIFNEDATVTFLGKTFKTVHEEDEFKSGTEVDVLIRPEDIDIMYADETKKKTGLIGRIAEMSYRGSYYYLKVDLGADNSIYVETAKKFEIGEKVAISWTIDSIHIMEKDAKWDYLTDEFKN; encoded by the coding sequence ATGGGAAAAACACAAAACATGCGAAATGTTGTTGAATTAAAAGAAGTTGTAAAAGAATTTGATGACAAAGTAGTACTTGAAAATATTAATTTAGAAATTAAAAAAGGCGAATTTGTGTCTCTATTAGGTCCTTCTGGATCTGGTAAGACAACTATTTTACGTCTTATAGCTGGTTTTGAACGTGCGACACGTGGAGAAATTAAATTTATGGGTCGTGACATTAAAGATTTACCCCCACACAAGCGTGATGTATCAACTATTTTCCAAGATTATGCCTTATTTAGCCACTTAAATGTGTCGGGAAATATTAAATATGGCTTATCTTTAAAAAGAGTACCGAAGGAAAATATAAATCCTAAACACGTCGCTCGTTTAGAAGCTTTGAAAAAGGTTTGGACTAAGGAAGCGAAAGCAGAAATGGCTAAACTAGATAAGCTACAAGAACAGTATGAAAATGAGATGGAGAAATTAAAACCTAACTCATTGCAGTACAAAAGAAGACAAAAATGATTGGATAAGTCTGATTTTGTTTATTCATGATGAGAAAACTATGTTGCTTCAAAAACAGAAAATTTTGAGAAAAAATATTTAACTCGTCGTATGACAAAAGATGAAATGAATGCTGAGGTAGCTAAAATTGTTGAATTAGTTGGCTTAAGCGGTTCTGAAAATAAAGCAATTTCAGAGTTATCTGGTGGTATGAAGCAACGTGTTGCATTGGCACGTTCACTAGTTATTGAGCCTACAATTTTACTTTTGGATGAACCATTGAGTGCATTAGATGCCAAAATTAGAGTAAAAATGCAACAATTACTAAGAAATCTTCAACAAAGATTGGGTATTACATTCATTTTTGTTACACATGATCAAGATGAGGCGCTAGAATTATCAGACCGTGTAGCAGTTATGCGTGATGGTGTTATTGAACAATATGACACACCAAAACAAATATATGACTACCCAGTTAATAAATGAGTTGCGTCATTTGTTGGCGATTCTAATATTTATAACGCAATCTTCAACGAAGACGCCACAGTTACATTCTTAGGAAAAACATTTAAAACAGTACATGAAGAAGATGAATTTAAATCTGGTACTGAGGTTGATGTTCTAATTAGACCTGAGGATATTGATATTATGTATGCTGATGAAACTAAGAAAAAAACAGGTTTGATTGGGCGTATTGCTGAAATGAGTTATCGCGGAAGCTACTACTACCTAAAAGTAGATTTGGGGGCAGATAATTCAATTTACGTTGAAACTGCTAAAAAGTTTGAAATTGGGGAAAAAGTTGCAATTTCGTGAACTATTGACTCAATCCACATTATGGAAAAAGATGCTAAGTGAGATTACTTGACTGATGAATTCAAAAATTAA
- a CDS encoding ABC transporter permease, producing MSKFKEFLRHSYIYIILALTYIPLVFAVIFSFNKPSDKGYLSTKWNSFDTSSWTEFFKEGRDVALINSIIIAFCTSILVISISLLTVFALWRQKNRTYERATKAVNNIPVINPDNITAIGLVLVFTSFHLTLSFMDEGLLRGIVGHTVMALPYGVTLMYPRSEKFERSQYEASQDLGYSKLQSWFKTYLVYMMATIIFVGLVATFLSFDDFIILKTLTNTSTLGTKLYEGNFRGWGLVVGSTILFATLIGNAIYVAVKVKRVKLKNVSAQKGKYEQ from the coding sequence GTGTCAAAGTTTAAAGAGTTCTTACGTCATAGCTATATTTACATTATTTTGGCACTAACTTACATTCCATTGGTTTTTGCTGTAATTTTTAGCTTCAATAAACCATCTGATAAAGGTTATTTATCAACAAAATGAAACAGTTTTGATACAAGTTCATGAACTGAATTTTTCAAAGAGGGACGTGATGTTGCCTTAATTAATTCAATTATCATTGCTTTTTGTACCTCGATTTTAGTCATTTCAATTTCACTATTGACTGTTTTCGCTTTATGAAGACAAAAAAATAGAACTTATGAAAGAGCAACAAAAGCTGTTAATAATATTCCAGTAATCAACCCAGATAATATTACTGCAATTGGATTAGTACTTGTTTTTACTTCATTTCATTTAACTCTTTCATTTATGGATGAAGGTTTGCTTCGGGGAATTGTCGGCCACACTGTGATGGCATTGCCTTATGGAGTTACTTTAATGTATCCACGTAGTGAAAAATTTGAACGTTCTCAATATGAAGCGAGTCAGGATTTGGGTTATTCTAAGCTTCAATCGTGATTTAAAACTTATTTAGTTTATATGATGGCGACCATTATTTTCGTTGGTTTAGTTGCGACATTTTTATCTTTTGATGACTTTATTATTTTGAAAACTTTAACAAATACATCAACACTAGGTACTAAGTTGTATGAAGGCAACTTCAGAGGTTGGGGTTTGGTAGTAGGTTCGACAATCTTGTTTGCAACATTAATTGGTAATGCTATTTATGTTGCAGTTAAAGTTAAAAGAGTTAAATTAAAAAATGTTTCTGCGCAGAAAGGTAAATATGAACAATAA
- the pepF gene encoding oligoendopeptidase F: MKQYKNVKDVEKQYLFDVDFLLQGKTIEELFAEFETKSQYIIDNKDTKYNSIEKYLEYIDYMSEYGILTNRLSNYISNSYNRELTNSTFIELNNKWELLNQKISEQLGSENVRFFKHVEKIKSWLDDPRLAPHKRNLQALIDDYEHKLEDNVEEYIVKQAQANPDFENIFDLLTDAELDYGYPLDSKGKKHKLSPALKIKFLKSNDAVLRKNTAINYEKAYLKHKSSLANLLFQHFNSLSVSARIRKYNSTVEMLTYSDRIDSDLLQSLFNRVSSLKHTIAKKARWFKKFYEAKFKEKYRPKYDYARELVNVKSTYTVEEMKKVVYEALQAFGPEYSEIVHKALNENWVDYMTIDNKVSGAYSIGSSYGVDKKLILMNFDGDLSSVETLAHELGHSLHSYFSDKNNQYFNASYPIFLAEIASIFNELILYDYLLKNSKSDRLKFKIISSMIDGFIGTVYRQTLWANYEYDLYNAIDKGEVGPSYEAIAKIYHNNAQRYSTKKLKFEQDKQIASVYVPHFYYGFYVYKYAIGQLVGNYFYAQYKKEGKDFLNKYINNFLSAGDKNWPLDTLATVGVDLKSEKFYKVGFSYFEELVNEYIRLGKKIFKVK, encoded by the coding sequence ATGAAACAATACAAAAATGTCAAAGATGTCGAAAAACAATATTTATTTGATGTTGATTTTTTATTACAGGGCAAAACAATAGAAGAATTGTTTGCTGAATTTGAAACAAAATCTCAGTACATAATTGATAATAAAGATACAAAATACAACTCAATTGAAAAATACCTTGAGTATATTGATTATATGAGTGAATATGGTATTTTAACAAATCGCTTAAGCAATTATATTTCCAATTCTTATAATCGTGAATTGACTAATTCAACTTTTATTGAATTGAATAATAAATGAGAGTTGCTAAATCAAAAAATTTCTGAGCAATTAGGTTCGGAAAATGTACGCTTTTTTAAACATGTAGAAAAAATTAAATCTTGGCTAGACGATCCACGATTAGCTCCACATAAACGCAACCTACAAGCTTTGATTGATGATTATGAACATAAGTTAGAAGACAATGTTGAAGAATACATCGTCAAGCAAGCACAAGCAAATCCTGACTTTGAAAATATTTTTGATTTACTAACCGATGCTGAATTAGATTATGGTTACCCTTTAGATTCAAAAGGTAAAAAACATAAATTATCACCGGCTCTTAAAATTAAATTTTTAAAGTCAAATGATGCTGTTTTGCGTAAAAATACTGCTATTAATTACGAAAAAGCTTATTTAAAACACAAATCATCTCTAGCAAACTTGCTATTCCAACACTTTAATTCATTAAGTGTGTCTGCTCGCATCCGCAAGTACAATTCAACTGTTGAAATGCTAACATACTCTGACAGAATAGATTCAGATTTGCTACAATCGCTATTTAATCGTGTATCAAGTTTGAAACACACAATCGCAAAAAAAGCACGTTGATTTAAGAAATTTTATGAAGCGAAATTTAAAGAAAAATACAGACCAAAATATGATTATGCTCGAGAATTGGTAAATGTTAAATCAACATATACTGTCGAGGAGATGAAAAAGGTTGTCTATGAAGCGTTACAGGCTTTTGGTCCTGAATATTCAGAAATAGTACATAAAGCATTGAATGAAAATTGAGTTGATTATATGACAATTGATAATAAAGTGTCAGGAGCATATTCAATTGGTTCTAGTTATGGTGTCGATAAAAAATTAATTCTAATGAACTTTGACGGGGATTTAAGTTCAGTTGAGACACTGGCACATGAATTAGGTCATTCATTGCATTCATATTTCAGCGACAAGAACAATCAGTACTTTAATGCGTCATATCCAATCTTTTTAGCTGAAATTGCTTCAATTTTCAATGAATTAATTTTGTATGACTATCTATTAAAAAATTCAAAAAGTGACAGACTTAAATTTAAAATAATCAGCTCAATGATCGACGGCTTTATTGGCACTGTTTATAGACAAACCTTATGAGCTAATTACGAATATGATTTATACAACGCAATCGATAAAGGCGAAGTCGGCCCTAGCTATGAAGCTATTGCCAAAATATATCACAATAACGCTCAGCGGTACTCGACTAAAAAACTGAAATTTGAGCAAGATAAACAAATTGCTTCGGTATATGTACCACACTTTTATTACGGATTCTACGTTTACAAGTATGCAATCGGGCAATTAGTAGGAAATTACTTTTATGCCCAATACAAAAAAGAAGGAAAAGACTTCTTAAATAAATATATTAATAATTTCTTATCGGCAGGCGATAAAAATTGACCATTAGATACTCTTGCGACAGTGGGCGTTGATTTAAAAAGCGAAAAATTTTACAAGGTTGGTTTTAGCTACTTTGAAGAACTTGTTAATGAGTATATTAGACTAGGCAAAAAAATATTTAAAGTTAAATAA
- a CDS encoding ABC transporter permease, whose protein sequence is MNSKIKSKLALNKRLILLLPYVLIAIFLIILPMILIVIQAFTKYDNFDNAQIIKERNTWVIIGRSLKIGVISAILCLIIGFPYAYLTATAKSKVLPIYAISLILSPMIIFTIAKIYAIRGFFLSIFDEDALNAEWFMILALTYLNLPYMVMPLYSVFRDMPKNIIEASSDLGYNRIRTLFRVVIPYSFKAILSGFSLIFLASATTFVISDKLLPNPAQLQTVGSLINQYSDASNVYELSAGSTLVLVVSAIFIGSYLAINYVPKLIIKLVAKGGKRVKV, encoded by the coding sequence ATGAATTCAAAAATTAAGAGTAAATTAGCTCTAAATAAACGTTTAATTTTACTTTTACCATATGTGTTAATTGCAATCTTTTTGATCATTTTACCAATGATTTTGATTGTAATTCAAGCTTTTACAAAATATGACAATTTTGATAACGCGCAAATTATCAAAGAACGTAATACCTGAGTAATTATTGGGCGTAGCTTAAAAATTGGTGTAATTTCAGCCATTTTGTGTTTGATAATTGGTTTTCCGTACGCTTATTTAACAGCAACGGCAAAAAGCAAGGTTCTACCAATTTATGCAATAAGTTTAATTTTGTCGCCAATGATCATTTTCACGATTGCTAAAATTTACGCAATTAGAGGCTTCTTCTTGAGTATTTTTGACGAAGATGCTCTAAATGCTGAGTGGTTTATGATTTTAGCCTTGACATATTTAAACTTGCCGTACATGGTTATGCCACTTTATTCAGTCTTTCGAGATATGCCAAAAAACATTATTGAAGCTAGCTCGGATTTAGGCTATAACAGAATTCGTACACTATTTAGAGTTGTTATTCCTTACAGTTTTAAGGCAATTTTATCTGGATTTAGTTTAATTTTTCTGGCATCAGCAACTACATTTGTTATTAGTGATAAATTATTGCCAAACCCAGCACAATTGCAAACGGTAGGTTCGCTAATTAACCAATACTCTGATGCATCAAATGTCTATGAATTATCTGCTGGATCAACATTAGTTTTAGTAGTGAGTGCCATTTTTATAGGTAGCTATCTAGCAATTAACTATGTACCAAAATTGATAATTAAACTGGTTGCTAAAGGAGGTAAACGTGTCAAAGTTTAA
- a CDS encoding M42 family metallopeptidase, which yields MSKFEKVAKRLKEYMAIEAMSRYEEPVAQALKNNIQSKNLSFSRDGFGSLIIKKESKEANSPVIMFAAHMDEVGYFVRNIEDNGNLLVAPVGGIWPVTVIGTKCKLVTNRDNKELFGVFGHTSIHILAQDKVSKAPTNNELYVDFGFKTKEEAIEFGVEAGDRVYMSGETIDMPNNLIGGKAMDNRAGITVIDFLANNIKDLELPNTTYIVGTVQEEVGLRGAKTATSLIDADVAIAIDTCASHDTTGTIKGGTKLGDGVALLVKDGGLLTSPKLSEMLMSLARKHNIPAYKYISEGGGNDATSLQYGKGGVPTITFSLPQRYLHSPIGICSLVDIQAAIDLATEFVKMFNAEKAKELKHF from the coding sequence ATGAGTAAATTTGAAAAAGTAGCTAAAAGATTAAAAGAATATATGGCTATTGAAGCTATGAGTAGATATGAAGAACCTGTTGCTCAGGCACTTAAAAATAATATTCAATCTAAAAATCTTAGTTTTAGTCGTGATGGTTTTGGTTCATTAATTATTAAAAAAGAAAGCAAAGAAGCGAACTCACCCGTAATTATGTTTGCCGCACACATGGATGAGGTTGGCTATTTTGTAAGAAATATTGAGGATAATGGTAATTTATTAGTAGCTCCTGTCGGTGGCATTTGACCAGTAACCGTTATTGGAACTAAATGTAAATTAGTTACCAATCGTGACAATAAAGAGCTTTTTGGTGTATTTGGACACACATCAATACACATTTTAGCACAGGATAAAGTTTCAAAGGCGCCAACCAATAACGAGCTTTATGTTGATTTTGGCTTTAAAACAAAAGAGGAAGCTATTGAATTTGGTGTTGAAGCTGGTGATAGAGTTTATATGTCAGGTGAAACAATCGATATGCCAAATAATTTAATTGGTGGTAAGGCAATGGATAATAGAGCTGGCATTACTGTTATCGATTTCTTAGCCAACAACATTAAAGACCTTGAATTACCTAACACAACTTATATTGTTGGAACTGTTCAAGAAGAAGTAGGTTTAAGAGGAGCTAAAACAGCGACATCATTAATCGATGCTGACGTTGCTATTGCTATTGATACTTGTGCAAGCCATGATACCACAGGCACAATTAAGGGCGGAACTAAACTTGGAGATGGTGTTGCTTTACTTGTTAAAGACGGCGGTCTATTAACAAGTCCAAAATTAAGCGAAATGCTAATGAGTTTAGCTCGCAAACATAATATCCCTGCTTATAAATATATTTCAGAAGGTGGTGGAAATGACGCAACATCATTACAGTATGGTAAAGGAGGAGTTCCAACCATAACATTCTCCTTACCACAACGCTACCTACACTCACCAATTGGAATTTGTTCTTTGGTAGATATTCAAGCTGCTATTGATTTAGCTACTGAATTCGTAAAAATGTTTAATGCAGAAAAAGCAAAAGAATTAAAACATTTTTAA
- a CDS encoding ABC transporter ATP-binding protein, which translates to MKTNKVGSTFKIIRLVTKYSNKPIWWLFFGFFTSFINSAAYIAGVVMGGLIASKTFTNDIFKNPEKFNDPYFFTLTGLMIFAFLIYAIFRILEFRIYLILSYSAAVNLRQKAMKKLLYMPVSYHDSQQTGELISTLINDVNNVSMSLSQILTQAVSNAMHVAITLVFMLLYSVNITLITLVVTALLFSVGLIMIKRARPHVVKVWDDFGELNAFVEEGVKNMKITKTFGRQKESTQKFKTIAHNIYKHAFVADLYTQMFIPWFLMSTNIIILVVAASTVLFKQYNLPLWGVLSIGPDFGFILTFIGFVHNMANALQAVIMTVFGAQNGVISSVRIQKIADLVEPDLSHETITLPQDIKGHIKFENVWFRYDKNKDKWHLKNASFEALPGQTIALVGPTGAGKTTVINLLGKFYDYEKGSVTIDGHELKNITKESLNNTMATVLQDSFMFKTNVFNNIKMGNENATEEHIHKAAKLVSTHDAILRLEKGYQTELENSDNLLSKGEKQLLSIARAIVGNKRILTLDEATSNIDTNTEKIIQDALANTIMKDKTSFVIAHRLSTIKNADLILFVEDGQIVERGTHHDLLELNGRYAELYKSQFI; encoded by the coding sequence ATGAAAACAAATAAAGTTGGTTCAACCTTTAAAATCATTAGGCTTGTTACAAAATATTCTAACAAGCCTATTTGATGATTATTTTTTGGATTTTTCACTTCATTCATAAACTCAGCTGCTTATATTGCCGGAGTTGTCATGGGGGGATTAATTGCTTCCAAAACATTTACCAATGATATATTTAAAAATCCAGAAAAATTTAATGACCCCTATTTTTTCACTCTAACTGGTTTAATGATTTTTGCCTTTTTAATATATGCTATTTTTAGAATTCTGGAATTTCGCATTTATTTAATCCTTTCTTATTCAGCTGCTGTTAATTTACGCCAAAAAGCGATGAAAAAGTTATTATATATGCCTGTTTCTTATCACGATTCACAACAAACAGGCGAGTTAATTTCAACCTTAATCAATGATGTTAACAACGTTTCAATGTCCTTAAGTCAAATTCTTACGCAAGCTGTATCAAACGCAATGCATGTTGCAATTACATTAGTATTTATGTTGCTTTATAGCGTTAATATCACTCTTATAACCCTAGTTGTGACTGCTTTGTTATTCTCAGTGGGATTGATAATGATTAAGCGAGCTAGACCTCACGTGGTTAAGGTTTGAGATGATTTTGGCGAACTAAACGCCTTTGTTGAAGAAGGTGTCAAGAATATGAAAATCACAAAAACATTTGGCCGTCAAAAAGAATCGACACAAAAGTTCAAAACAATTGCTCATAATATTTATAAACACGCATTTGTTGCTGATTTATATACCCAAATGTTTATTCCTTGATTTTTAATGTCAACTAACATAATTATTTTAGTTGTGGCCGCTTCAACAGTGTTATTTAAGCAATATAACTTACCGCTTTGAGGTGTATTGTCAATTGGCCCAGATTTTGGATTTATCCTTACATTTATTGGTTTTGTACACAATATGGCAAATGCTTTACAAGCAGTGATAATGACAGTCTTTGGGGCGCAAAACGGCGTTATTTCAAGCGTTAGAATTCAAAAAATTGCTGACTTAGTTGAACCTGATTTATCACACGAGACAATTACCTTACCTCAAGACATTAAAGGTCATATTAAATTCGAAAATGTTTGATTTAGATATGATAAAAATAAAGATAAGTGACACTTAAAAAACGCATCATTTGAAGCATTACCCGGACAAACAATCGCGCTTGTAGGTCCAACAGGTGCAGGTAAAACAACAGTTATTAATCTTTTAGGTAAATTCTACGACTATGAAAAAGGATCTGTCACCATTGATGGCCACGAGTTAAAAAATATCACCAAAGAATCTTTAAACAATACAATGGCCACCGTTTTACAAGATTCATTTATGTTTAAAACTAATGTTTTTAACAATATTAAAATGGGTAATGAAAACGCCACAGAAGAACATATACATAAAGCGGCCAAACTTGTGTCAACTCACGATGCTATCTTACGTTTAGAAAAAGGATACCAAACTGAATTAGAAAATAGCGACAACTTGTTGTCAAAGGGAGAAAAGCAACTTTTATCAATAGCGCGAGCAATCGTTGGAAATAAACGTATTTTAACCCTTGATGAAGCAACTTCTAACATCGACACAAATACTGAAAAAATTATTCAAGACGCACTCGCAAATACCATCATGAAAGATAAAACTAGTTTTGTCATCGCACATCGCTTAAGCACAATTAAAAATGCTGATTTAATCCTATTTGTCGAAGATGGACAAATAGTTGAGCGCGGAACTCATCATGATTTATTAGAATTAAACGGGCGCTACGCCGAATTATACAAATCACAGTTTATTTAA